One part of the Streptomyces sp. NBC_00286 genome encodes these proteins:
- a CDS encoding NUDIX hydrolase family protein — MTETTPGWLSPDELEYARDRMPILYVEAVPVRVDDSGEVTSIGLLLRIGSDGTVSRNLVSGRVLHHERVRDALLRHLEKDLGPMALPQVPASLQPFTVAEYFPTQGITPFHDPRQHAVALAYIVPVTGDCRPRQDALDLVWFSPQEAAAELVRSEMPGGQGVLLHQALAHVGCLP, encoded by the coding sequence ATGACCGAAACCACGCCCGGCTGGCTGAGTCCCGACGAACTCGAGTATGCGCGCGACCGCATGCCGATCCTGTACGTCGAGGCCGTACCCGTGAGAGTCGACGACAGCGGCGAGGTCACCAGTATCGGGCTCCTGCTGCGCATCGGGTCGGACGGAACGGTCAGCCGCAACCTCGTCTCCGGCCGCGTGCTGCACCACGAACGCGTCCGGGACGCCCTGCTGCGCCACCTGGAGAAGGATCTCGGCCCGATGGCACTGCCCCAGGTCCCCGCCTCTCTGCAGCCCTTCACGGTCGCCGAGTACTTCCCGACGCAGGGGATCACACCGTTCCACGACCCCCGCCAGCACGCGGTCGCCCTCGCCTATATCGTCCCGGTGACCGGCGACTGCCGTCCTCGCCAGGATGCGCTGGACCTGGTGTGGTTCAGCCCCCAGGAGGCCGCGGCGGAGCTGGTCAGGAGCGAAATGCCGGGCGGGCAGGGAGTGCTCTTGCATCAGGCCCTCGCCCATGTCGGCTGCCTGCCCTAA
- a CDS encoding ABC transporter ATP-binding protein, whose translation MATSAPDRPGAISEASAQALIATRALSAGYGTQPVVRDLDIEVRPGEVVALLGPNGAGKTTTLRVLAGDLAPMSGEVRWLGGAGRAPLHRRARQGLAYVGERAVFTRLDVAENLRVGRVEAARALELFPELEKRLRTGAGMISGGEQQMLSLARALCRSPRLLLADELSLGLAPLVVERLLRAVREAADRGLGALLVEQHVRKVLDIADRVYVLRRGRIEMTGTPRELRENLDAVESSYLARPGTSAST comes from the coding sequence GTGGCCACCAGCGCACCCGACCGCCCGGGCGCCATAAGCGAGGCGTCCGCCCAGGCTCTGATCGCGACCCGCGCCCTGTCCGCCGGGTACGGCACCCAGCCCGTCGTGCGCGACCTCGATATCGAGGTGCGGCCCGGTGAGGTCGTCGCGCTGCTCGGGCCCAACGGTGCGGGCAAGACGACGACGCTGCGGGTGCTCGCCGGCGATCTGGCGCCGATGAGCGGCGAGGTGCGCTGGCTGGGCGGTGCGGGCCGGGCGCCGCTGCACCGCCGGGCCCGGCAGGGGCTCGCCTACGTCGGTGAGCGTGCGGTCTTCACCCGGCTCGATGTGGCCGAGAACCTGCGGGTCGGCCGGGTGGAGGCGGCCCGCGCCCTGGAGCTCTTCCCCGAACTCGAGAAACGGCTCAGGACCGGGGCGGGCATGATCTCCGGCGGCGAGCAGCAGATGCTCTCCCTCGCGCGCGCCCTGTGCCGCTCGCCCCGGCTGCTCCTCGCCGACGAACTGTCGCTCGGGCTCGCCCCGTTGGTGGTCGAACGCCTGCTGCGCGCGGTGCGCGAAGCCGCCGACCGGGGCCTCGGGGCGCTGCTGGTCGAGCAGCACGTACGCAAGGTGCTGGACATCGCGGACCGGGTGTACGTACTACGCCGGGGCCGCATCGAGATGACCGGCACCCCGCGCGAACTGCGCGAGAACCTGGACGCCGTCGAGTCCTCCTACCTCGCCCGGCCGGGGACTTCGGCGTCCACGTGA
- a CDS encoding ABC transporter substrate-binding protein: MNNPRRRRSTAASCLAMTGALLAAGCGGGAEEEPTGSAAAASALTGAQVKVMVWAPENTQGSAQPGVRITAQAYEKWINANGGIKGGPLKVLTCNEKNDPDEAENCAQQAVSEKVVAVVGSYSLAGDRYMPILEKAGIPYIGGTGVSAAEFSNPLSFPVNGGTPVVFAAHGQQLVEAGCEKISGVRYDVAAAAIVSQFLGLGVTSAGGKPPKDLKVPVTATDLAPQVAAATRDSDCVSVILGTHSDLFVKAYVQSGAKTELGSVVGNLTPELAATTGGSSSPLDGSAITGYYPPISDPAWKDAVAALEGKDVDLSNGANATTWVAFKVFSEAAAKLPEITSKALVEELNTSKGINTGGLTPPLTWTDATALPMKGLNRIHNTTATELVLKDGKIEWAESGSDFVDMRKALTRSAG; the protein is encoded by the coding sequence ATGAACAACCCACGCCGACGCAGAAGTACCGCAGCGAGCTGTCTCGCGATGACCGGAGCCCTGCTCGCCGCCGGCTGCGGTGGTGGTGCCGAGGAGGAGCCCACCGGCAGCGCGGCCGCCGCGTCCGCGCTGACCGGCGCACAGGTCAAGGTGATGGTCTGGGCACCGGAGAACACCCAGGGCAGCGCACAGCCCGGCGTCCGGATCACGGCCCAGGCGTACGAGAAGTGGATCAACGCGAACGGCGGCATCAAGGGCGGCCCGCTCAAGGTCCTCACCTGCAACGAGAAGAACGACCCCGACGAGGCCGAGAACTGCGCCCAGCAGGCGGTCAGCGAGAAAGTGGTCGCGGTGGTCGGCTCGTACAGCCTCGCCGGCGACCGCTACATGCCGATCCTCGAGAAGGCCGGCATCCCCTACATCGGCGGGACCGGAGTGTCGGCCGCGGAGTTCTCCAACCCGCTGTCCTTCCCGGTCAACGGCGGCACCCCCGTGGTCTTCGCCGCGCACGGACAGCAGCTGGTGGAGGCGGGCTGCGAGAAGATCTCCGGGGTGCGGTACGACGTCGCCGCCGCCGCGATCGTCAGCCAGTTCCTCGGCCTCGGCGTGACCTCCGCCGGCGGTAAGCCGCCCAAGGACCTGAAGGTGCCGGTGACCGCCACCGACCTCGCCCCGCAGGTGGCCGCCGCGACCAGGGACAGCGACTGCGTCAGCGTCATCCTGGGCACGCACTCGGACCTGTTCGTGAAGGCGTATGTGCAGTCCGGCGCCAAGACCGAACTCGGCAGCGTCGTCGGCAACCTCACCCCCGAACTGGCGGCAACCACCGGCGGCAGCAGCAGCCCGCTGGACGGCTCCGCCATCACCGGCTACTACCCGCCCATCTCCGACCCCGCCTGGAAGGACGCCGTCGCTGCCCTCGAGGGCAAGGACGTGGACCTCTCCAACGGGGCCAACGCGACGACCTGGGTGGCGTTCAAGGTCTTCAGCGAGGCCGCCGCGAAGCTGCCGGAGATCACCTCAAAGGCCCTGGTCGAGGAGCTCAACACGTCGAAGGGCATCAACACAGGGGGCTTGACTCCGCCGCTGACCTGGACGGACGCGACCGCGCTGCCCATGAAGGGGCTGAACCGGATCCACAACACCACCGCCACTGAACTGGTGTTGAAGGACGGGAAGATCGAGTGGGCGGAGTCGGGGTCGGACTTCGTCGACATGCGCAAGGCGCTTACGCGATCCGCTGGTTAG
- a CDS encoding branched-chain amino acid ABC transporter permease/ATP-binding protein, protein MDDILRFALLGLGLGALYALTAQGIVLIYRGSGVLNFAHGAIGMTAAYVQWELATQHGVPYWTAVGCGVLVAGLLGVLTHLLVMRPLRRASSLARLVGTLAVFIVLTAAAVKRYGDSVQLVPGKLPSDLVEVAGATVSEDRIWLLAIAIAITVALHLLYKRSLFGLGTTAVAENQAAASSLGWSADLIAAANWGLGSALAGLTGILIVPVIGLSVSGLTTLLLSALAAALVGRFSSFPVTLAGGLVIGIVQSELTRYGTDITGLAASVPFLVIALVLVARGRALPLRGTFLDRLPALGTGRVRPVALAIAVAVALLLVALSTPQWADAITNTLVLSLIILSIVVVTGYAGQVSLAAYALAGTGAFIAGHAVADWGWPFELALLAGVLGTVPIGLLFALPAVRTRGVNLAIITLGLGTTLEVMVFQNTDLATTPGSDGIAVGKQTLFGIDISGVDHPQRYAALVLLLFVGAALVVANLRRSRSGRRLIAVRANERAAAALGIGVRATKLYAFGVSAAIAALAGVLTGFRSTSVVFSDFASFDSITALGLAVIGGVGFLVGPLFGATFAAGTIGARFGDLVVPGLSEWMPLIGGIILLLTLVGNQDGIGQGLGKQTAAVERKLLRKRSDDRAAGPPATPPESVPDAHRAAPLPLRVSGLTVRYGGVVAVDDLSFAIEPGRVTGLIGPNGAGKTSAIDAVTGFTRPASGTVRLGDRDLTGASVHLRARAGLSRSFQSLELFEDMTVLDNLYAACDRPGPWTYLKDLIRPGSRPLPAQVLVAVREFGLEGSLDRSVGDLSYGERRLLAIARAVATSPSVLLLDEPAAGLSDDETRELARLVRRLAEDWGMGVLLVEHDVDMVMSVCDQVVVLDFGRRISVGTPDEVRADPAVRAAYLGDLSPEEAVDAVPGAEGDPVSA, encoded by the coding sequence GTGGACGACATCCTGCGCTTCGCGCTTCTGGGCCTCGGGCTCGGTGCGCTCTACGCGCTCACCGCACAAGGCATCGTGCTGATCTACAGAGGCTCCGGCGTCCTGAACTTCGCGCATGGCGCGATCGGGATGACCGCCGCCTATGTGCAATGGGAGCTCGCCACGCAGCACGGCGTGCCCTACTGGACCGCCGTCGGCTGCGGGGTCCTGGTGGCCGGGCTACTGGGGGTGCTCACCCATCTGCTGGTGATGCGCCCGCTGCGCCGGGCCTCCTCACTGGCCCGGCTAGTGGGCACCCTGGCGGTGTTCATCGTGCTCACCGCCGCCGCCGTGAAACGGTACGGCGACAGCGTGCAGCTCGTACCCGGCAAACTGCCGTCCGACCTGGTGGAAGTGGCCGGGGCGACGGTGTCCGAGGACCGCATCTGGCTGCTCGCCATCGCGATCGCCATCACCGTCGCGCTCCATCTCCTCTACAAGCGCAGCCTGTTCGGGCTCGGCACCACGGCAGTCGCGGAGAACCAGGCAGCCGCCTCCTCGCTCGGCTGGTCCGCGGATCTGATCGCTGCCGCCAACTGGGGACTCGGCTCGGCGCTCGCGGGGCTGACCGGCATCCTGATCGTGCCGGTCATCGGCCTGTCTGTGAGCGGGCTGACCACGCTCCTGCTGAGCGCGCTGGCCGCCGCCCTGGTCGGCAGGTTCTCCTCGTTCCCCGTCACCCTGGCGGGCGGCCTCGTCATCGGCATCGTGCAGTCCGAACTGACCCGCTACGGCACGGACATCACGGGCCTCGCGGCTTCCGTGCCGTTCCTCGTCATCGCCCTGGTCCTGGTGGCCCGCGGCCGGGCGCTGCCGCTGCGCGGCACGTTCCTCGACCGGCTGCCGGCGCTCGGCACCGGACGCGTACGGCCCGTGGCGCTTGCGATAGCTGTGGCCGTCGCCCTGCTGCTGGTGGCGCTGTCCACGCCACAGTGGGCCGACGCGATCACCAACACGCTGGTGCTCTCCTTGATCATCCTGTCGATCGTGGTGGTCACCGGCTACGCGGGCCAGGTCTCCCTCGCTGCGTACGCACTCGCCGGAACCGGCGCCTTCATCGCCGGGCACGCGGTCGCCGACTGGGGCTGGCCCTTCGAACTCGCCCTGCTGGCAGGCGTGTTGGGGACTGTACCGATCGGCCTCCTGTTCGCCCTGCCCGCGGTCCGCACCCGTGGAGTCAACCTCGCGATCATCACCCTCGGCCTCGGCACCACGCTCGAGGTGATGGTCTTCCAGAACACCGACCTCGCCACCACACCCGGCAGCGACGGCATCGCGGTGGGCAAGCAGACGCTCTTCGGCATCGACATCTCCGGCGTCGACCATCCACAGCGGTACGCGGCCCTGGTGCTGCTTCTCTTCGTCGGTGCCGCGCTGGTCGTGGCCAACCTCCGACGCAGCCGCAGCGGCCGCCGGCTGATCGCGGTGCGCGCCAACGAGCGGGCCGCTGCCGCACTCGGCATCGGCGTCCGCGCCACGAAGCTGTACGCGTTCGGGGTGTCGGCGGCGATCGCCGCGCTCGCCGGGGTCCTCACCGGCTTCCGCTCGACCTCGGTGGTCTTCTCCGACTTCGCGAGCTTCGACTCCATCACCGCGCTCGGCCTCGCCGTCATCGGCGGCGTCGGTTTCCTCGTGGGCCCGCTGTTCGGCGCCACGTTCGCCGCAGGCACGATCGGCGCCCGCTTCGGGGATCTGGTGGTACCGGGGCTGAGCGAGTGGATGCCGCTGATCGGCGGGATCATTCTGCTGCTCACCCTGGTGGGCAACCAGGACGGGATCGGGCAAGGGCTGGGCAAGCAGACGGCGGCAGTCGAGCGCAAGCTGCTCCGGAAGCGCTCCGACGACCGGGCGGCGGGCCCACCGGCGACGCCTCCCGAGTCCGTGCCGGACGCCCACCGTGCGGCGCCCCTCCCCCTCCGCGTCAGCGGCCTGACCGTGCGCTACGGCGGTGTCGTCGCCGTCGACGACCTCTCCTTCGCCATCGAGCCCGGCCGGGTCACCGGTCTCATCGGCCCGAACGGCGCGGGCAAGACCTCCGCCATCGACGCGGTCACCGGATTCACCCGGCCCGCCTCCGGCACCGTACGCCTCGGCGACCGGGACCTGACCGGCGCCTCCGTGCACCTGCGGGCCCGCGCGGGCCTGAGCCGGTCCTTTCAGTCACTGGAACTCTTCGAGGACATGACGGTCCTGGACAACCTGTACGCGGCCTGCGACCGGCCCGGCCCGTGGACGTACCTCAAGGATCTGATACGTCCCGGAAGCCGCCCTCTGCCCGCCCAAGTACTCGTCGCGGTGCGGGAGTTCGGGCTTGAGGGCAGCCTGGACCGTTCGGTGGGCGACCTGTCGTACGGGGAGCGGCGGCTGCTGGCCATCGCCCGCGCGGTGGCAACCTCGCCGTCCGTCCTCCTCCTCGACGAGCCGGCGGCCGGCCTGTCGGACGACGAGACCCGCGAACTGGCCCGCCTGGTACGGCGACTCGCCGAGGACTGGGGCATGGGGGTACTGCTCGTCGAGCACGACGTCGACATGGTCATGAGCGTCTGCGACCAGGTCGTCGTCCTCGACTTCGGCCGCCGGATCAGCGTCGGCACCCCGGACGAGGTACGCGCCGATCCGGCCGTGCGGGCGGCCTACTTGGGCGACCTGTCGCCGGAGGAGGCAGTGGATGCCGTGCCCGGGGCGGAGGGTGATCCGGTGAGCGCCTAG
- a CDS encoding oxygenase MpaB family protein: MDPETDWERMISLYVSHRVPKFALAMMIYPGTMRMMQPSMGAATLAHTSKLETRPHRRFQDGNDFLMAWMVDGLSSAAGRKAAARLNRIHLSVARRTPQLPGNFDHIDDFVYPLVLLATFGDRLQTSLGLPGMSEPMKIAWHRWAQALFRLLERESGPLTDEAFPEDWNAMTEFALEFESRPYEQTESGHRVATAMMDFFAERWFPAPLRAFGRDLTRYLAGERVCRLHRIGWISPRRERTVRLFLKSAFRAQRLLPDYRTPLPERLRRTRRTNAQLKKLER, translated from the coding sequence ATGGACCCGGAGACCGATTGGGAGCGGATGATCTCGCTCTACGTCAGCCACCGCGTCCCAAAGTTCGCCCTGGCGATGATGATCTATCCGGGCACCATGCGCATGATGCAGCCGAGTATGGGGGCCGCCACCCTGGCCCACACCTCGAAGCTGGAGACGAGACCCCACCGGCGTTTCCAGGACGGCAACGACTTCCTGATGGCCTGGATGGTGGATGGCTTATCCAGCGCGGCGGGCCGCAAGGCCGCCGCACGGCTGAACCGCATCCACCTGAGCGTCGCCCGCAGGACCCCGCAACTGCCCGGCAACTTCGACCACATCGACGACTTCGTCTATCCCCTGGTCCTGCTGGCCACGTTCGGCGACCGCCTGCAGACCTCGCTGGGCCTGCCCGGCATGAGCGAACCCATGAAGATCGCGTGGCACCGCTGGGCGCAGGCGCTCTTCCGCCTCCTGGAACGCGAGTCCGGCCCCTTGACCGACGAGGCGTTCCCCGAGGACTGGAACGCGATGACCGAGTTCGCCTTGGAGTTCGAGTCCCGTCCGTACGAACAGACCGAGTCGGGCCATCGTGTGGCGACCGCGATGATGGACTTCTTTGCCGAGCGCTGGTTCCCTGCGCCCTTACGGGCGTTCGGCAGGGACCTGACCCGGTACCTCGCCGGCGAGCGGGTCTGCCGACTCCACCGGATCGGCTGGATCAGCCCCCGCCGCGAGCGTACCGTCCGCCTCTTCCTGAAGTCCGCGTTCCGCGCTCAGCGCCTACTGCCCGACTACCGCACACCGCTTCCCGAGCGCCTCCGGCGGACCCGCCGCACCAACGCACAGCTCAAGAAGCTTGAGCGCTAA
- the paaZ gene encoding phenylacetic acid degradation bifunctional protein PaaZ, with the protein MAGKLHSYLAGDWYEAPDEGRPLLDAATGAEVARLSERAVDAAAVLRHAREVGGPALRELTFHQRAGLLKALGKHLAAHTDEFHALSTRTGATRRDSVLDVDGGIGVLFVYGSKGAKELPDGHVLPDGDMELIGKQGTFAVRHVHVPRQGAAVQINAFNFPVWGMLEKLAPTLLAGLPSVVKPAGQTAYLTELVFRSIIASGILPEGAVQLICAPPDGILDALTGQDVLSVTGSAATARTLRSHPAVAGRAVRFNAEADSLNCAVLGPDATPGTPEFDLFTQTLVTEMTVKAGQKCTAIRRALVPAGLIDAVQEAVCAELADLRVGNPADPAVTMGPLAGLGQREEVLRALKALTAAARLVHGDPDRFEVQDGDPQRGAFLPPLLLRCDDPDRAEPHEVEAFGPVSTLLPYDGTAAHAVTLAARGEGSLVGSVVTHDPGFARETVLGAAPWHGRLLLLDRTDAGESTGHGSSLPHAVHGGPGRAGGGEELGGIRSVLHHMQRTAVQGPPALLSTLTGPPPGHDR; encoded by the coding sequence GTGGCCGGGAAACTGCACAGCTACCTCGCCGGTGACTGGTACGAGGCACCCGACGAGGGACGTCCCCTGCTGGACGCGGCGACCGGCGCCGAGGTGGCCCGGCTCTCGGAGCGAGCCGTCGACGCCGCAGCCGTGCTGCGTCACGCGCGGGAGGTGGGCGGCCCGGCCCTGCGCGAGCTGACCTTCCACCAGCGCGCCGGTCTGCTCAAGGCGCTCGGCAAGCATCTCGCCGCGCACACGGACGAGTTCCACGCACTGTCCACCCGCACCGGAGCGACCCGCCGGGACTCCGTGCTCGATGTCGACGGCGGCATCGGGGTGCTCTTCGTCTACGGCAGCAAGGGCGCCAAAGAGCTGCCCGACGGGCATGTCCTGCCCGACGGCGACATGGAACTGATCGGCAAGCAGGGCACCTTCGCCGTGCGTCACGTCCATGTGCCGCGGCAGGGCGCGGCCGTGCAGATCAACGCATTCAACTTTCCCGTGTGGGGCATGCTGGAGAAGCTCGCGCCGACTCTGCTGGCGGGCCTGCCGTCCGTGGTGAAACCCGCGGGCCAGACCGCCTACCTGACGGAGCTGGTGTTCCGCAGCATCATCGCGTCCGGCATCCTCCCCGAAGGCGCCGTCCAGCTGATCTGCGCCCCACCGGACGGCATCCTTGACGCGCTCACGGGACAGGACGTGCTCAGCGTCACCGGGTCCGCCGCGACCGCGCGCACCCTGCGCAGCCACCCGGCCGTCGCCGGCCGCGCCGTCCGCTTCAACGCCGAGGCCGACTCCCTGAACTGCGCGGTCCTGGGCCCCGACGCCACCCCTGGCACCCCCGAGTTCGACCTGTTCACGCAGACCCTGGTCACCGAGATGACGGTCAAGGCCGGGCAGAAGTGCACCGCCATCCGCCGCGCTCTGGTGCCCGCCGGCCTTATCGACGCCGTACAGGAAGCGGTCTGCGCCGAGCTGGCCGACCTGCGTGTCGGCAACCCCGCCGATCCCGCCGTCACCATGGGCCCCCTGGCAGGACTCGGGCAGCGGGAGGAGGTGCTGCGCGCGCTCAAGGCGCTCACGGCGGCGGCCCGCCTCGTTCACGGCGACCCCGATCGGTTCGAGGTCCAGGACGGCGACCCGCAACGCGGTGCCTTCCTCCCGCCGCTGCTGCTGCGCTGCGACGACCCCGACCGGGCCGAGCCGCACGAGGTCGAGGCGTTCGGCCCCGTCAGCACCCTTTTGCCGTACGACGGAACCGCCGCTCACGCGGTCACGCTGGCCGCACGCGGCGAGGGCAGCCTCGTCGGCTCGGTCGTCACTCACGATCCCGGCTTCGCCCGCGAGACCGTGCTCGGGGCCGCCCCTTGGCACGGTCGCCTGCTGCTCCTCGACCGCACCGACGCCGGGGAGTCCACCGGCCACGGATCGTCGCTCCCGCACGCCGTGCACGGCGGCCCCGGCCGGGCGGGCGGCGGCGAGGAACTCGGCGGCATCCGCAGCGTGCTGCATCACATGCAGCGCACCGCCGTCCAAGGGCCGCCCGCTCTCCTCTCGACACTCACCGGGCCTCCACCCGGTCACGACCGCTGA
- a CDS encoding PaaX family transcriptional regulator, with protein MVSRRREVGDVSARSLLMTMLGEYVLPKGTPVWTSALVDALAMFGVEEKSARQSLARTAAEGWLASERMGRRVRWALTPPGRRMLTEGAQRIYDFGSGEHTWDGTWLVVLVSVPEAKRDLRHRLRTRLTWAGFGSPEPGVWITPHADREAEALGVLKELGLADDAMSFTATYGAVGSEAAMVARAWDLSEVEDRYEAFIDEFTGLRPADGDAVLHAQTMLVHEWRRFPFLDPRLPSKLLPPGWSGARAAELFHSRHAEWNPVALRRWEELAEGYGEK; from the coding sequence GTGGTCAGCCGGCGTCGGGAGGTCGGTGACGTCAGCGCGCGGTCGCTGCTGATGACCATGCTCGGCGAGTACGTACTGCCCAAGGGCACCCCGGTGTGGACCTCCGCGCTGGTGGACGCGCTGGCAATGTTCGGTGTCGAGGAGAAGTCGGCCCGCCAGTCGCTCGCCCGGACCGCGGCAGAGGGCTGGCTCGCCTCCGAGCGGATGGGACGCCGCGTCCGCTGGGCGCTCACCCCGCCGGGGCGGCGGATGCTGACCGAAGGCGCGCAGCGCATCTACGACTTCGGCAGCGGGGAGCACACCTGGGACGGCACCTGGCTGGTCGTCCTCGTCTCCGTGCCGGAGGCCAAGCGGGATCTGCGGCACCGGCTGCGCACCCGGCTCACCTGGGCCGGCTTCGGCTCCCCGGAGCCCGGGGTGTGGATCACGCCCCACGCCGACCGTGAGGCGGAGGCGCTCGGCGTCCTCAAGGAACTCGGGCTCGCCGACGACGCGATGTCCTTCACCGCCACGTACGGCGCCGTGGGCAGCGAGGCGGCCATGGTGGCCCGCGCCTGGGACCTCAGCGAGGTGGAGGACCGCTACGAGGCGTTCATCGACGAGTTCACCGGGCTGCGCCCCGCCGACGGCGACGCCGTCCTGCACGCTCAGACCATGCTGGTGCACGAGTGGCGCCGCTTCCCCTTCCTCGATCCGCGGCTCCCGTCGAAGCTGCTGCCTCCGGGCTGGAGCGGGGCCAGGGCGGCCGAACTCTTCCACAGCAGGCATGCCGAGTGGAATCCGGTGGCGCTGCGGCGCTGGGAGGAGCTGGCCGAGGGGTACGGCGAGAAGTGA
- the fdxA gene encoding ferredoxin — MPYVIAEPCIDIMDRSCMEECPVDCIYEGDRKLYINPMECIDCGNCEPVCPVEAISQDRRVPLELKDFVADNKRFFTESLPGREEPIGLPGGAAGHGPVGADTELVAGYDPRG, encoded by the coding sequence ATGCCCTACGTCATCGCCGAGCCGTGCATCGACATCATGGACCGCTCCTGCATGGAGGAATGCCCGGTCGACTGCATCTACGAGGGCGACCGCAAGCTCTACATCAACCCGATGGAATGCATCGACTGCGGCAACTGCGAACCCGTCTGCCCGGTCGAGGCGATCTCCCAGGACCGCCGGGTGCCGCTGGAGCTGAAGGATTTCGTCGCCGACAACAAGCGCTTCTTCACCGAATCCCTGCCGGGCCGCGAGGAGCCGATCGGCCTGCCGGGCGGCGCCGCCGGCCACGGCCCGGTCGGCGCGGACACCGAACTCGTCGCCGGGTACGACCCGCGCGGCTGA
- a CDS encoding NAD(P)/FAD-dependent oxidoreductase has product MPPLPADHHTDLLIVGAGPTGLFGAYYAGFRGLSVTVLDSLPEPGGQINAMYPEKQIFDIAGFPAVRGRELVDRLLEQAAPYDPCYLLGHRAETMERTTEGAFVVTTHQGARVRAKAVIVTGGIGTFTPRPLPAAAAYEGAGLAYFVRRPDDYAGRDVVIVGGGDSALDWALTLHPLAASVTLVHRRDTFRAHPATVAAVRATGVEILTEAELTKVIGDSGDGRDIEAVEITRRDGQTHRLPCRGIIAALGFTANLGPLLGWGLEIAHRRHIPVDPAMRTSVPGIYAAGDINDYPGKVRLIAVGFGEAATAVNNAAHHIDPEQPVFPGHSTDVPTAAPAAA; this is encoded by the coding sequence ATGCCCCCGCTCCCTGCGGATCACCACACGGACCTGCTCATCGTGGGAGCCGGTCCCACCGGCCTGTTCGGCGCCTACTACGCCGGTTTTCGCGGTCTGTCGGTGACCGTGCTGGACTCGCTGCCCGAGCCCGGTGGCCAGATCAACGCCATGTACCCGGAGAAGCAGATCTTCGACATCGCCGGATTCCCGGCGGTACGGGGACGCGAGCTCGTGGACCGGCTTCTGGAGCAGGCCGCACCGTACGACCCGTGCTATCTGCTCGGCCACCGGGCCGAGACGATGGAGCGGACCACGGAGGGCGCCTTCGTCGTGACCACGCACCAAGGGGCGCGGGTGCGGGCCAAGGCCGTGATCGTCACCGGCGGCATCGGCACCTTCACGCCCCGCCCGCTGCCGGCCGCCGCCGCGTACGAGGGAGCCGGACTGGCGTACTTCGTGCGCAGGCCGGACGACTACGCGGGCCGGGACGTGGTGATCGTCGGGGGCGGTGACAGCGCCTTGGACTGGGCACTCACCCTGCACCCGCTGGCCGCCTCCGTGACCCTGGTCCACCGCCGCGACACCTTCCGCGCGCACCCGGCCACCGTGGCCGCCGTACGGGCCACGGGCGTGGAGATCCTCACCGAAGCCGAGCTGACGAAGGTCATCGGCGACAGCGGGGACGGCAGGGACATCGAGGCCGTGGAGATCACCCGGCGCGACGGGCAGACGCACCGCCTGCCCTGCCGGGGGATCATCGCCGCCCTCGGCTTCACCGCCAACCTCGGCCCGCTGCTCGGCTGGGGCCTCGAGATCGCCCACCGGCGCCACATCCCGGTCGACCCGGCGATGCGGACGTCCGTCCCCGGGATCTACGCGGCCGGAGACATCAACGACTACCCCGGCAAGGTACGGCTGATCGCGGTCGGCTTCGGCGAGGCCGCGACCGCCGTCAACAACGCCGCGCACCACATCGACCCCGAACAGCCGGTGTTCCCCGGCCACTCCACCGACGTCCCCACAGCGGCCCCCGCCGCCGCGTAG